A portion of the Oxynema aestuarii AP17 genome contains these proteins:
- a CDS encoding glycosyltransferase: MATEDRKHIALISVHGDPAVEIGKEEAGGQNVYVRQVGEALAKRGWTVDLFTRKSHRDDREIVEHAPNCRTIRLVAGPEEFIPRNDIFDDLPTFVEEFVKFQEREGIHYPVIHTNYWLSAWVGMELKKYQPLVQLHTYHSLGAVKYQAVEAIPAIATTRLNVEKTCLETAECIVATSPQECEHMRSLVSERGTIEIIPCGTDIRRFRAMSKAEARNQLGLEQDRNIAFYIGRFDRRKGIETLVRAIAQTQIRAQGNLQLIIGGGSRPGHSDGIERDRIEGIVNELGLSEITTFPGRISDELLPVYYAAADVSVVPSHYEPFGLVAIEAMASGTPVIASDVGGLQFTVKSEETGLLCPPKDDGAFAEAIDRILGDREWRDRLGQAARARVEAKFSWDGVASQLSDLYNRVLAEKTAPVTLKASA; encoded by the coding sequence ATGGCTACTGAAGATCGCAAACACATTGCTTTGATCTCGGTTCATGGCGATCCGGCTGTGGAGATCGGGAAAGAAGAAGCGGGGGGACAAAATGTTTACGTGCGCCAAGTGGGCGAAGCCTTAGCCAAACGGGGCTGGACGGTCGATCTATTTACCCGCAAATCCCATCGCGACGATCGCGAAATCGTCGAACACGCTCCGAATTGTCGCACGATTCGTTTAGTCGCCGGACCGGAAGAGTTCATCCCCAGAAATGACATTTTTGATGATTTACCGACCTTTGTTGAGGAGTTTGTTAAATTTCAAGAACGCGAAGGCATTCATTACCCCGTAATCCATACCAATTACTGGCTGTCTGCCTGGGTGGGGATGGAATTAAAAAAATACCAACCCTTAGTACAACTGCATACGTACCATTCTTTAGGCGCGGTCAAATATCAAGCCGTCGAAGCGATTCCGGCGATCGCCACGACTCGCTTAAATGTAGAAAAAACCTGTTTGGAAACGGCGGAATGTATTGTCGCGACCAGTCCGCAAGAATGCGAACACATGCGATCGCTGGTTTCCGAACGAGGAACCATTGAAATCATCCCCTGCGGTACGGATATTCGTCGCTTCCGGGCGATGTCCAAAGCCGAAGCCCGAAACCAATTGGGGTTGGAACAAGATCGAAACATTGCCTTTTATATCGGACGGTTCGATCGCCGCAAAGGGATCGAAACCTTAGTGCGGGCGATCGCCCAAACCCAAATCCGCGCCCAAGGTAATTTACAGTTAATTATCGGTGGCGGTTCGCGTCCCGGACACAGCGACGGGATCGAGCGCGATCGCATCGAAGGGATCGTCAACGAATTGGGATTGAGCGAGATAACGACCTTCCCCGGACGAATTTCTGACGAACTGCTTCCGGTGTACTATGCGGCTGCGGATGTTTCCGTCGTTCCCAGTCATTACGAACCGTTTGGTTTAGTGGCGATCGAAGCGATGGCGAGTGGGACTCCAGTCATTGCCAGCGACGTCGGCGGCTTGCAGTTTACGGTCAAGTCCGAAGAAACCGGACTGCTGTGTCCGCCGAAAGATGACGGCGCCTTCGCCGAAGCGATCGATCGCATTTTAGGCGATCGAGAATGGCGCGATCGCCTCGGTCAAGCGGCCCGCGCCCGGGTAGAAGCGAAATTTAGCTGGGATGGGGTAGCGAGCCAGTTGAGCGACCTTTACAACCGCGTCCTGGCGGAGAAAACCGCCCCCGTAACCCTGAAAGCGAGCGCCTAA
- a CDS encoding serine hydrolase: MTFFRKDEQLQRLGDRILEATWTQFSHLARNQIAMTWLVYDNPVPVNTGGALSPEAFWKHEIRGFHYRGVERIYPASVVKLFYLVATYEWLAKGMIAPSAELERALRDTIVDSSNDATSLVVDVLTGTTSGPELPAGPFETWKQQRNLVNRYLQNFGWPEFESINVNQKTWCDGAYGRERAFLGELMENRNMLTTNATARLLHAIVGGVAVSSEGSQGMMGLMRRSLDAKALEADPENQVTGFLGGGLPQQARLWSKAGLTSQVRHDAAYIEIDGKQPYLLVVFTEGKAQSCSEAVLPFISQQVVEALGEV; the protein is encoded by the coding sequence ATGACTTTTTTCCGCAAAGACGAACAACTCCAACGCTTGGGCGATCGCATCTTGGAAGCCACTTGGACCCAATTTTCCCATCTGGCGCGCAACCAAATTGCCATGACCTGGCTGGTTTACGATAACCCGGTTCCGGTCAATACCGGAGGAGCCCTCAGCCCGGAAGCGTTTTGGAAACACGAAATCCGAGGCTTTCACTATCGCGGCGTCGAACGCATTTATCCGGCGAGTGTGGTCAAACTGTTTTATCTCGTCGCCACTTACGAATGGTTGGCAAAAGGGATGATCGCCCCTTCGGCGGAACTCGAACGGGCCTTGCGCGATACGATCGTCGATTCGAGTAACGATGCGACGTCCCTGGTGGTAGACGTGCTCACCGGAACGACAAGCGGACCGGAGTTACCCGCCGGACCGTTTGAAACGTGGAAACAGCAGCGCAACCTGGTCAACCGTTACTTACAGAATTTCGGCTGGCCCGAGTTTGAAAGCATCAACGTCAATCAAAAAACCTGGTGTGATGGGGCTTACGGGCGCGAGCGGGCTTTCTTAGGGGAATTAATGGAAAATCGCAACATGCTGACCACCAACGCCACGGCGCGGCTGCTACACGCGATCGTCGGCGGGGTCGCGGTTTCGTCGGAAGGGTCTCAAGGGATGATGGGCTTGATGCGGCGATCGCTCGACGCAAAAGCGTTGGAAGCCGATCCGGAAAATCAGGTTACCGGGTTTCTCGGCGGTGGATTGCCCCAACAGGCGCGCTTGTGGTCGAAAGCGGGATTGACCAGTCAAGTCCGTCACGATGCGGCTTATATCGAAATTGACGGCAAACAGCCTTATTTATTGGTCGTTTTCACCGAAGGTAAGGCCCAAAGTTGCAGTGAAGCAGTTTTGCCGTTTATTTCGCAGCAAGTCGTCGAAGCCCTCGGGGAAGTGTGA
- a CDS encoding C40 family peptidase, giving the protein MVSSRPLHKSPAMQPREKVEYQCRANLNLYDSPKCDTLATQAAAGRHLRIVPLDPQRRERAGIEAIPVRLCEDDYPGWLKPEDGQYLEKVATPYRAIARSREEIERHLAAILAFTEGAKATPNYYLWGGTLAPNYDCSGLMQAAFMNGGQIWLPRDAYQQEAFTEAIALKDLQPGDLVFFGERDKATHVGLYLGDGRYIHSSGKEGGRNGIGIDVLSAKGDRVSRFYFAQLRGAGRVMASYLPKKSGDRPARTQNPSPGTP; this is encoded by the coding sequence ATGGTTTCTTCTCGCCCACTCCACAAGAGTCCAGCCATGCAACCGAGGGAAAAGGTCGAGTACCAATGCCGTGCCAATCTGAATCTCTATGATTCCCCGAAATGCGACACCCTCGCAACTCAAGCGGCTGCGGGACGCCATTTACGGATCGTTCCACTCGATCCCCAGCGTCGGGAACGGGCAGGGATCGAGGCGATTCCGGTGCGCCTGTGCGAGGATGACTATCCCGGCTGGTTGAAGCCGGAAGACGGCCAATATTTGGAAAAAGTGGCGACGCCTTATCGGGCGATCGCGCGATCGCGCGAGGAGATCGAACGGCATCTCGCGGCGATCCTTGCTTTTACCGAAGGGGCCAAAGCAACCCCCAATTATTATCTTTGGGGAGGTACCCTCGCCCCGAATTACGATTGTTCCGGGTTGATGCAAGCGGCGTTTATGAATGGGGGTCAGATTTGGCTGCCCCGAGATGCCTACCAGCAGGAAGCGTTTACGGAGGCGATCGCCCTCAAAGACTTGCAGCCCGGGGATTTGGTGTTTTTCGGCGAGCGCGACAAAGCGACTCACGTGGGCCTGTACCTCGGCGACGGTCGCTATATCCACAGTTCGGGAAAGGAAGGCGGACGCAACGGGATCGGGATTGACGTGCTTTCGGCGAAGGGCGATCGGGTCAGTCGCTTTTATTTCGCCCAATTACGGGGCGCGGGTCGGGTGATGGCGAGTTATTTACCGAAAAAATCCGGCGATCGCCCGGCGCGGACTCAAAATCCCTCCCCCGGAACTCCATAA
- a CDS encoding glycosyltransferase family 39 protein, whose protein sequence is MNSNHPVFLDKFRQKQTIAPWLPIGIIVAIAAIVFFYRIDDESFWIDELISLGDVRDGRGLPPRNLMRPLYYILLSVWVQFGTSDAWLRSLSVLFGLGAVVLLYWLGCRIAGKAEGAIAALLFALSPLVINHAQEVRMYVLSAFLCIAGSLALTYALERPQPRAIGAWILLRWLAMLAVPLNVTLTVADAALILWIYRKRPRTYIPFGVAFAVLGALWVPSLLTTLQEIDPDSRYARSDHVANRQSPGVADLVRLFKFYTVWPFAVQSDAIAANFYKLFTLVLVALPGAALLQKHRDSRLFWPLAWFAIPIGEIFLFSQISLSLWVTRYLLFAAPFAFVLLAAGWTRLWRQWRIPAVAIAIAYLIAVGGGLHHYYTVDDRTDYRTFVETIETQEQPGDVVVWAIQHTRPRLPLDHYYQGSAEIVEREALIEDLDAAAIATWLDRLPPISSRLWIAANIIRDNREPLKTAVERQFNVREYRDLDNLQLFLVTPREDRATPSDDRLRSSAYGVPGEGF, encoded by the coding sequence ATGAACTCAAATCATCCCGTATTTTTGGATAAATTCAGACAAAAACAGACGATCGCTCCATGGTTGCCCATCGGCATCATTGTAGCGATCGCGGCGATTGTATTTTTTTATCGCATTGACGACGAAAGCTTCTGGATTGACGAACTCATCAGTCTCGGCGACGTGCGCGACGGTCGCGGCTTACCCCCGAGAAACCTGATGCGCCCGCTTTATTACATACTTTTGAGCGTCTGGGTTCAGTTCGGAACCTCCGATGCGTGGTTGCGAAGCCTGTCGGTATTATTCGGCTTGGGGGCAGTCGTTTTGCTCTATTGGCTCGGCTGTCGGATCGCGGGCAAAGCGGAAGGGGCGATCGCCGCCTTATTATTCGCCCTGTCGCCGCTCGTCATCAATCACGCCCAAGAAGTGCGAATGTACGTTTTGAGTGCATTTCTGTGCATTGCGGGCAGTCTCGCCCTCACCTATGCCTTAGAACGACCCCAACCCCGGGCGATCGGCGCGTGGATTTTGTTGCGCTGGTTGGCGATGCTCGCCGTTCCCCTCAACGTCACCCTGACCGTCGCCGACGCCGCCCTCATTTTATGGATCTACCGCAAACGACCGCGCACCTACATCCCCTTTGGCGTCGCCTTTGCCGTCCTCGGCGCCCTGTGGGTGCCTTCCTTGTTGACGACCTTGCAAGAGATCGATCCCGATTCCAGATACGCTCGATCGGATCACGTCGCCAACCGCCAATCGCCCGGAGTCGCCGATCTGGTGCGCCTGTTCAAGTTTTACACCGTCTGGCCGTTTGCGGTACAGTCCGACGCGATCGCCGCCAACTTTTACAAACTATTTACCCTCGTTTTGGTCGCCTTGCCGGGTGCAGCCCTGCTACAAAAACATCGGGATTCGCGCTTATTTTGGCCGTTAGCGTGGTTTGCCATCCCCATCGGCGAAATTTTCCTTTTTTCCCAAATTTCGCTCTCCTTGTGGGTGACGCGCTATTTACTGTTCGCCGCGCCCTTTGCCTTCGTGTTGCTCGCGGCGGGATGGACGCGGTTGTGGCGACAATGGCGGATCCCTGCGGTGGCGATCGCCATTGCCTATCTAATCGCCGTCGGTGGCGGCTTGCACCACTACTACACCGTGGACGATCGCACCGACTACCGAACCTTCGTCGAAACGATCGAAACCCAAGAACAACCCGGGGATGTAGTCGTTTGGGCGATCCAACATACCCGGCCCCGGTTGCCCCTAGACCACTACTACCAAGGCTCTGCCGAGATCGTCGAACGGGAGGCATTAATTGAAGATCTCGACGCCGCCGCGATCGCTACGTGGCTCGATCGCCTCCCGCCGATTTCCTCCCGTCTCTGGATCGCCGCCAATATCATTCGAGACAATCGCGAACCCCTGAAAACCGCAGTAGAGCGTCAATTTAACGTGCGCGAATATCGAGATTTGGACAACCTGCAACTGTTTTTGGTGACCCCTCGCGAAGACCGGGCCACCCCCTCGGACGATCGCCTGCGATCGAGCGCTTATGGAGTTCCGGGGGAGGGATTTTGA
- a CDS encoding metal-dependent hydrolase: MPSPVGHTLAGLCGFLLGRERIPPQQRRWWLASCVAIANLPDLDILPGLMLYGDPSEFHRDATHSIFVGMAIAGSVWAIAKSRGLKPHRLWGVYTGGLYLSHILLDMLVADPFPPTGVQAFWPFSFDYFAFPIAIFARFDYFDPALGMLDAILSWHNFFGVLREILILTPALVGSYYLGQKIGYHLRKSR, from the coding sequence ATGCCTTCTCCTGTCGGACATACCCTCGCCGGACTGTGCGGATTTTTACTCGGTCGAGAACGAATCCCACCCCAACAACGTCGCTGGTGGTTGGCGAGTTGCGTGGCGATCGCCAATTTACCGGACCTCGATATTCTCCCGGGATTAATGTTATACGGCGATCCGTCGGAATTTCATCGAGATGCAACCCACAGTATTTTTGTAGGGATGGCGATCGCCGGATCGGTCTGGGCGATCGCCAAATCTCGTGGCTTGAAACCGCATCGACTCTGGGGAGTTTATACCGGGGGACTGTATCTGTCCCATATTCTGCTCGACATGCTCGTTGCCGATCCCTTCCCTCCCACGGGAGTGCAAGCCTTTTGGCCGTTCTCCTTCGATTATTTTGCGTTTCCGATCGCCATTTTTGCCCGCTTTGACTATTTCGATCCGGCTTTAGGAATGCTCGACGCTATTTTAAGTTGGCATAATTTCTTCGGAGTTTTGCGCGAAATCTTAATTCTCACTCCTGCCCTGGTTGGCAGTTATTATCTCGGCCAAAAAATCGGTTATCATTTGCGCAAATCTCGATAA
- a CDS encoding FG-GAP-like repeat-containing protein, with the protein MVKNWVKQPQWIALAIASFLFLGALGLWRSRHSNTYTQGVDLPYAEIEPQTIALDLPEESGRSGGLIVADVNNDDRRDFLVTKPGYLAVYDNSGEKLWVKETDIHLTGKAESQGLPGLHAAGVQVGDLDRDGNAEVLFLNSNNILHVVRGDTGETQQRITLTSPEGARHWEHLVIANFRGEGDRDLLLQATNALGYRMGRYLAAYAIEDLLGADNPQPLWTRDDFIANAHNGARLADLDNDGKHEVLGAIAVSPDGEISVKLPVKGHIDALSVADVRPDLPGLEVVALEEDGDNRVFLYNGDRLLWQTHYKYQEPQNTAVGEFDPDRPGLEIWARSRYNEDQKPFIFDANGELIGEYEMANVAPRGWTLRGVEVIFPIHWTGERRELAAAKERHRSGDVALFEPMSGKFVLRIRERADRLYVADVSGDWREEIIVLDGNRLRVYQNPDPNPNPDRPSLWTQDHYRRSKTNWNYYNP; encoded by the coding sequence ATGGTTAAAAATTGGGTAAAACAACCGCAATGGATTGCGCTGGCGATCGCCAGTTTTCTCTTCCTCGGTGCCCTGGGACTGTGGCGATCGCGCCATAGCAATACCTATACCCAAGGGGTCGATCTCCCCTACGCCGAGATCGAACCGCAAACGATCGCCTTAGATTTACCGGAGGAAAGCGGGAGATCGGGGGGATTAATCGTCGCAGATGTCAACAATGACGATCGCCGGGATTTTCTCGTGACCAAACCCGGTTATCTGGCAGTGTATGACAATTCCGGCGAAAAACTCTGGGTGAAAGAGACCGACATCCACTTGACCGGAAAAGCTGAAAGTCAAGGGTTACCGGGGTTACACGCAGCAGGCGTTCAAGTTGGGGATCTCGATCGCGACGGGAACGCCGAAGTTTTATTTTTAAACAGCAATAACATTCTGCACGTCGTCCGGGGGGACACGGGGGAAACGCAACAGCGTATAACCCTCACCTCTCCAGAAGGAGCGCGCCACTGGGAACATCTGGTCATCGCCAACTTTCGCGGCGAGGGCGATCGCGATCTGTTGCTACAGGCGACGAACGCTTTAGGATATCGTATGGGTCGCTATTTGGCCGCTTACGCGATCGAGGACTTGCTCGGCGCCGACAATCCCCAACCGCTCTGGACTCGGGACGATTTTATCGCCAACGCCCATAACGGCGCCCGCCTCGCCGATCTCGACAATGACGGAAAACACGAAGTTTTAGGGGCGATCGCGGTTTCGCCAGACGGGGAAATCTCAGTCAAACTCCCGGTTAAAGGGCATATCGATGCATTATCCGTCGCCGACGTTCGCCCCGACTTACCGGGATTGGAAGTGGTCGCCTTAGAAGAAGACGGAGACAATCGCGTTTTTCTCTACAACGGCGATCGCCTCTTATGGCAAACTCACTACAAATACCAAGAACCGCAAAATACTGCCGTTGGCGAGTTCGATCCCGATCGCCCCGGCTTGGAAATTTGGGCGCGCAGTCGTTATAACGAAGATCAAAAACCGTTTATCTTCGATGCGAACGGCGAACTCATTGGCGAATACGAGATGGCAAATGTGGCCCCGAGAGGCTGGACCTTGCGCGGGGTCGAAGTCATTTTTCCGATCCACTGGACCGGGGAACGGCGAGAACTCGCCGCCGCCAAAGAACGGCATCGATCGGGAGATGTGGCCCTATTCGAGCCGATGTCGGGCAAATTTGTCTTGAGAATACGCGAACGAGCCGATCGCCTTTACGTGGCGGACGTTTCCGGCGATTGGCGCGAAGAAATTATCGTCCTCGATGGCAATCGATTACGGGTCTATCAAAACCCGGATCCCAACCCCAATCCCGATCGCCCGTCCTTGTGGACTCAAGACCATTACCGCCGCAGTAAAACTAATTGGAACTATTACAATCCTTGA
- a CDS encoding flippase: MKHLLSRFNWSYLYAILGEGTLALTFVLYVLLARVLGPETYEIFAAAVALGAILSLFMQFGFPTLINREVAANPIEGSKLTVEFLLIQLIFAAIVAIALWPVAKTLGFEGKGAIVCYLVLLSEVDRGVKMTLRSVLRGKGWFRTETISVAIERSAVVVVALFVLFQTKNLIWVVTSIVIVRSLDIIGLFWFLSSKTRIYSRLSLKQFQQSIRRASPFAVSGILWILYYQVDVVMLKAIGAVGQAGFYSAAYRVMEIFSALPRAVFYVIFTQLTRCHANTPQELPQEIYKTTRLLLLVVFPAILMAGFAQKILINLLYGDRYSASVDSLAILIPSISINMFATLAERLLQATGREKSLPPLLLTTAIVNLGINAILIPFLGGRGAAIATLLSELILCILGLILIGRMGYKQLAKNMILLVAIALLMASIPSFMLYQIISVSVGAIVLFLGAIALVVRMRPRYFVGHSPSGEVSS, encoded by the coding sequence ATGAAACATCTTCTATCCCGTTTCAATTGGTCTTATCTCTACGCGATCCTCGGCGAAGGAACCCTCGCTCTGACCTTCGTTCTTTACGTCCTGCTCGCCCGCGTTCTCGGTCCGGAAACCTATGAGATTTTTGCGGCGGCAGTTGCTTTAGGGGCGATTTTGTCATTATTTATGCAATTTGGATTTCCTACATTAATCAATCGGGAAGTCGCCGCCAATCCTATCGAAGGCTCGAAATTAACTGTTGAATTTTTACTGATTCAACTGATATTTGCCGCGATCGTGGCGATCGCCCTCTGGCCCGTGGCTAAAACGTTGGGATTTGAAGGAAAAGGCGCGATTGTTTGCTATCTCGTGCTTTTATCTGAAGTCGATCGCGGCGTAAAAATGACTTTGCGATCGGTACTCCGAGGTAAAGGTTGGTTTAGAACGGAAACAATATCCGTGGCGATCGAACGCTCTGCGGTGGTCGTTGTCGCCCTCTTCGTTTTATTCCAAACTAAAAATTTAATCTGGGTTGTCACGTCAATAGTCATTGTTCGCAGCCTCGATATTATCGGTTTATTTTGGTTTTTAAGTTCTAAAACGAGGATTTATTCTCGTTTGAGCTTAAAACAATTTCAGCAGTCAATTCGGCGGGCTTCCCCGTTTGCGGTTTCCGGCATTTTATGGATTCTTTACTATCAAGTCGATGTCGTCATGCTCAAGGCGATCGGCGCCGTCGGACAAGCGGGATTTTACAGTGCCGCCTATCGGGTGATGGAGATTTTTTCAGCCTTGCCGAGAGCGGTTTTTTATGTCATTTTTACGCAATTAACTCGATGTCATGCTAATACCCCGCAAGAGTTACCCCAAGAAATTTATAAAACCACTCGTTTATTATTACTGGTTGTTTTTCCCGCAATTTTAATGGCTGGCTTCGCTCAAAAAATCCTCATCAATCTACTATATGGCGATCGCTATTCTGCTTCGGTTGACTCTCTGGCGATCCTGATTCCCAGTATTAGCATCAATATGTTTGCGACCCTTGCCGAACGATTGTTACAAGCCACGGGACGGGAAAAATCTTTACCGCCACTGTTGCTGACGACCGCAATTGTGAATCTGGGAATTAATGCGATTCTGATTCCATTTTTGGGCGGAAGGGGAGCGGCGATCGCTACGTTATTAAGTGAATTAATCTTGTGTATTTTAGGTTTGATTTTAATCGGTAGAATGGGCTACAAACAACTCGCAAAAAACATGATTTTACTGGTCGCGATCGCCTTGTTGATGGCTTCAATTCCTTCGTTTATGCTTTATCAAATCATTTCGGTTTCTGTCGGTGCGATCGTCCTGTTTTTGGGGGCGATCGCCTTAGTTGTGCGGATGCGACCTCGATATTTTGTCGGTCATTCTCCCTCTGGGGAAGTTTCCTCATAG
- a CDS encoding acyltransferase yields MKSKKIQNQITDESSSGLRRYQAVVVGSQSLWFTFKYELICSIFGAMPGAFGLLLRQKFYKSLLKRVGRGVVFGKNITVRHPQKIELGRGVVIDDGCVLDGRGGENSGIKIGDSVILGQNTRLVCKQGNIQLGDRVGIGANSSIYAVGDNTIAVGEDSLIGPYTYLGGVSYHCDRTDIPIALQGLNPKGGIIIQANVWLGARSTILDGVKIGNDAIVGAGSVVTRSLPAYAIAVGVPAKVIKMRNENYEETSPEGE; encoded by the coding sequence ATGAAATCGAAAAAAATTCAGAATCAAATTACCGATGAATCGAGTTCTGGATTGCGCCGATATCAAGCGGTTGTTGTCGGATCTCAAAGTTTGTGGTTTACCTTCAAATACGAGTTAATTTGCTCGATTTTTGGAGCGATGCCCGGAGCTTTTGGCTTGTTATTGCGCCAAAAGTTTTACAAATCCTTATTGAAAAGGGTAGGTCGAGGGGTTGTTTTTGGTAAAAATATCACCGTTCGACACCCTCAAAAAATTGAGTTGGGTCGAGGAGTTGTCATTGACGACGGCTGTGTTTTAGATGGGCGAGGAGGGGAGAATTCTGGGATTAAAATCGGCGATTCGGTGATTCTCGGACAAAATACGCGACTGGTGTGTAAACAAGGAAATATTCAGCTCGGCGATCGCGTTGGGATTGGTGCTAATTCAAGTATTTATGCTGTCGGGGATAATACGATCGCCGTTGGCGAGGATAGTTTAATTGGCCCTTACACCTATCTCGGCGGCGTTTCTTATCATTGCGATCGCACTGACATTCCAATTGCTTTACAAGGGTTAAATCCTAAAGGAGGAATTATCATCCAAGCCAATGTTTGGTTGGGGGCGCGATCGACGATTTTGGATGGGGTAAAGATTGGTAACGACGCGATCGTTGGCGCCGGATCGGTGGTGACCCGATCGCTTCCAGCATACGCGATCGCCGTCGGCGTTCCTGCAAAAGTTATCAAAATGAGAAATGAAAACTATGAGGAAACTTCCCCAGAGGGAGAATGA
- a CDS encoding asparagine synthetase B family protein — protein sequence MGGIFGTIGDLDAGVVAAMGRRLQHRGHRVQSFEVSSQVTLGEWLSHKATGRLTLGHWAMVADGDIYNALELQKMLADRGIAPIGDRPEILILQGFLEFGDEIFNRVNGDFALALWDDDRRLLRLVRDPVGMRPLYYWHQNGIFAFASEYKALLAIPQLPVVADRAAVQTLQYTKYPPTNRTLIENIVAVPPGHCLEYERGKIRSDRYWDLTVEARETEGDRAAEVRDIFLQAVRRQTADLDRQVGVTLSGGVDSASVAAAIRKVRPDLHLHAFTCGYGESDPEILTAAIVAEAIGCDRHPIYVTPHDIPPLLPQIVWHLEDPIARSETVQKFVTAGKAAEYVDVVLAGYASDGLYGGMPKHKLVKLMEWLPPLKTPLTEFYSYTQTSRPPQTLLGKALHWAYYRGADAPAPAIEGVQVAPPVESIPPLQPELLNTVLKSGVVNGVGKWLPKAERLHIAHGVTVRSPFLDRDLIDNAFEIPERYKIYRWREKHIFREAVKPLLPPAVLNRPKFPQAMKYDRVFSDVLEEICTEFLTPERVRSRGFFSVSEIENLRRRPKSGLYSSERSMRLWTAILTELWAQLFIDGRGEKPE from the coding sequence ATGGGTGGTATTTTTGGAACGATCGGCGATCTCGATGCTGGGGTCGTGGCGGCAATGGGAAGGCGCCTGCAACACCGAGGTCATAGGGTGCAATCTTTTGAGGTGAGTTCCCAGGTGACCCTCGGGGAATGGCTTTCGCACAAAGCCACCGGGAGGCTGACCCTCGGCCATTGGGCCATGGTCGCCGACGGCGATATTTATAATGCACTTGAATTACAAAAAATGCTGGCCGATCGCGGGATCGCACCGATAGGCGATCGCCCAGAAATTTTGATATTACAGGGATTTCTGGAATTTGGCGACGAAATTTTTAATCGGGTCAACGGCGATTTTGCTTTGGCATTGTGGGACGACGATCGCCGCCTCTTGCGCTTGGTTCGCGATCCGGTCGGAATGCGTCCTCTATACTACTGGCACCAAAATGGTATATTTGCGTTTGCGTCGGAATACAAAGCATTGCTGGCGATTCCCCAACTCCCCGTCGTGGCCGATCGCGCGGCAGTTCAAACCCTGCAATATACAAAATATCCGCCGACGAATCGCACCTTAATTGAAAATATAGTTGCCGTTCCCCCCGGGCATTGCTTGGAGTACGAACGCGGCAAAATCCGATCCGATCGCTATTGGGATTTGACGGTAGAGGCGCGGGAAACCGAGGGCGATCGCGCGGCAGAAGTGCGAGATATCTTTTTACAAGCGGTGCGCCGACAAACCGCCGATCTCGACCGCCAGGTTGGCGTCACCTTAAGTGGCGGGGTCGATTCGGCGTCAGTCGCCGCAGCGATTCGCAAAGTCCGTCCCGACCTGCACTTGCACGCGTTTACCTGCGGTTACGGGGAATCCGATCCGGAAATTCTGACGGCGGCGATCGTGGCAGAGGCGATCGGGTGCGATCGTCACCCCATTTACGTAACTCCGCACGATATTCCCCCGTTGTTACCCCAGATAGTCTGGCATCTCGAAGACCCGATCGCCCGCAGCGAAACCGTACAAAAGTTTGTCACCGCCGGGAAAGCCGCCGAGTATGTCGATGTCGTACTCGCCGGGTATGCCTCCGATGGCTTGTACGGCGGGATGCCCAAACACAAACTCGTCAAATTAATGGAATGGTTGCCGCCATTGAAGACGCCACTGACGGAGTTTTACAGTTACACCCAAACCAGTCGCCCGCCCCAAACCCTTTTGGGCAAAGCATTGCACTGGGCGTACTATCGCGGTGCCGATGCCCCGGCGCCCGCGATCGAAGGCGTGCAGGTGGCGCCTCCCGTAGAGTCGATCCCGCCCTTACAACCGGAGTTACTCAACACCGTCCTCAAGTCCGGCGTGGTCAACGGTGTGGGCAAATGGTTGCCCAAGGCGGAACGTCTGCACATTGCCCACGGCGTGACGGTGCGATCGCCATTTCTCGATCGCGATCTGATCGACAATGCCTTTGAAATTCCCGAACGCTACAAGATTTATCGCTGGCGGGAAAAACATATTTTTCGCGAAGCCGTCAAGCCCTTGTTACCCCCTGCGGTATTAAACCGACCGAAGTTTCCTCAAGCGATGAAATACGATCGCGTTTTTAGTGACGTCTTAGAAGAAATTTGCACGGAATTTCTGACACCGGAACGGGTGCGATCGCGCGGCTTTTTTTCCGTCTCAGAAATTGAAAACTTGCGCCGACGTCCCAAGAGTGGACTGTACAGTTCGGAGCGATCGATGCGTTTGTGGACGGCAATTTTAACCGAACTGTGGGCGCAACTGTTTATCGACGGTCGAGGGGAAAAACCTGAATAA